The DNA sequence AAAACCACTCTCAGTTCAGCCCACCTTAAAACTTGGCATTCCTGCTGTGGGTGTTGTCTCAATGGATGGTAAAGGTCTGCCGATGAGTTTGAAAAACGTTCCTGAATGAGCAAATCATGGAATTAAGTGTTGAGAATGTCCGTGTTTATCATAAAAAAAATTTAGGCATTGCTGGGGCTAGTTTTTCCGCCCTTGAGGGTGAGATCATCGGCTTTATTGGAGCAGATGGTGCGGGCAAAAGCTCACTCATTCATGCCATAGCGGGGGTCATCCGTTTTGAAGGTGATGTCACATTTAATGGTGTAACCTACCATTCTCCAAAAGAGGCAGAACCGCTTAAACCTTCCATTGGACTTATGCCTCAGGGCATTGGTTTGGTACTTTATGATCTACTCACCGTCGATGAACACTTACGTTTTTTTGCCAATATTCACAACATCAAACAAGATGCCACTTTTCAAGCGTACAAACTTCGCCTCTTAAAGATGGCAGGACTGGATGCCTTTCAAGACCGACAAGCAGGCAAACTAAGTGGTGGCATGATGCAAAAACTCTCCCTTATCTGCACTCTTTTACACCGTCCTAAACTTTTACTGCTGGATGAGCCTACCACGGGTGTTGATCCGCTGAGTCGCATTGAGCTATGGGAAATTCTTGACGAGATACGTAAAAGTGAAGGGACGATTTCCATCATCAGCACCGCGTACATGCAAGAAGCCGCAAAGATGGATAAAATTTTACTTTTTGATGAACAAGAGATCATCGCACAAGGCACTTCAAGCGAACTTTTAGACTCTGTTCGTGCCATGAGCTATGTCGAAGGGATTAAAACGCAAGAGCCGTGTATTCGCACCCTTCATGCGACCTATTGTCTCACGCCTTTAGAAGCAGAGCACGCAGAGCCAAGCCTTGAAGCACTCTTTTTTGTCAATGCCCTTCAAAAGGGCAAAAAGATGCCACTTATCGAGATTACCAACAAAGAGAAAACCGTTGACTTACC is a window from the Sulfurospirillum oryzae genome containing:
- a CDS encoding ATP-binding cassette domain-containing protein, translating into MELSVENVRVYHKKNLGIAGASFSALEGEIIGFIGADGAGKSSLIHAIAGVIRFEGDVTFNGVTYHSPKEAEPLKPSIGLMPQGIGLVLYDLLTVDEHLRFFANIHNIKQDATFQAYKLRLLKMAGLDAFQDRQAGKLSGGMMQKLSLICTLLHRPKLLLLDEPTTGVDPLSRIELWEILDEIRKSEGTISIISTAYMQEAAKMDKILLFDEQEIIAQGTSSELLDSVRAMSYVEGIKTQEPCIRTLHATYCLTPLEAEHAEPSLEALFFVNALQKGKKMPLIEITNKEKTVDLPDVVMEAKGLTKVFGSFTANENVDMTLHKGEILGLLGANGAGKTTFIKMLLGLHPIDGGELTLLGKSIQTQEDRQALKASIGYVSQHFALYNDMSVEENLLYFASMRGITMNVAKSRIARYALELGFDEYLNAMPQELPLGINQRFSLASALLHEPVILFLDEPTSGVDAIARAKFWELLRALKERWEIAILITTHYMSEAEFCDRVVLLRQGKKIADHTIAEFYAEHPKAQSFEEIFLEYYR